DNA from Nitrososphaerales archaeon:
ACTTACCAATGCAATTTTTGAGCCATGCTGGTGCATCTAGAGCAAGCATCATATGAGATTAAAGAAACTGATCAATTTCTATTTCCATCTAAAATTGATTAGCTGAAGCACAATTTTCTTTATATACGTCAAACTTGAGTCATTATCTATTTACAACAACAAAGATTCGCGGGTGTGAATACTTCTAGGGGTATAGACGAATATAAGGAACATGAATCAATTACACTCCTTTTTCACAGAGAATATTCCACAACAAGATAGCTATAATTACAATGGGGTCTAGGTCACGAGTTCAGTATGCCTTTATAATTTGCAGAACATTAATAATCAATAGATTCTTCATCTTAGCTGTGCCAAGTAGAAGCAAGTTGAAGAGCAGGGCAGCCAAACTGAAAGAAATAGCACTTTCCACCAGCAATACTTATAGCGAGAGGATGCGAGCAATCGATCTTTTAGGAGAATTAAAGGAGGAGGCATATGATGAACTAGCAGATATAGCAGCTCATGGTCTTAGTTATAATGAAAGAATGAATGCACTGGAACTGCTCGAAAAAATTGTTGAAAAATTCTAGTTAACTACAAGAGTTGAATCTACAAAATTACGTGACATGGCACTTGTATACGTTAGGCTCTCCAGCAGAAAGATCTGTATGGTATACGTTCCCTTCTTCTGCGGGATCCACAAATGTGTTGTATTCATGGACTCTTTTGCGGCTATATTACCATCAATCCAAGTGATCATAACTGTTGTACCGTTAGAGTCCTTTACTTGCAATACATATACAAATTTCTGCTTTTTATCTATATTATTAGTAACCACCGACTGTATTTGTAGAGGTTCGCCAACATTTACTGAAATGGCGTTATCAGCACCTGCTGGTACAAGTGTGAATACCAAGCGATCCAAATATGATTCTACCATTTGTTGTGATAATTTTCTCAGTTCATCCCCTGATATTATGTAATGGAATGATGTTTTACCTTCATAGGAGTAAGGATCAACGAAGAATAATTTATCATGCAATGGCGCTCCATTTAACGTTGCTTCAAAAGATCCTATTGATACGAATTCATTAAATGCATTAGGAATTATTATTTCAGCATGGACTCTATCATTCCCACTGGTGCCATTCATATACAATGTTATTGTTCTAGTTTCTTGTTCGTAACTGAAATCAATCAATTTGTTGTCAAAAGTCCTTACCTGCAACTGATACTCTCTTCCGTTGTCATTTATGATAGGATCTGATGCTGTCTCTACTTGCATAAAGTGCGGGATTACAGGTTTACTCTTTATGGGAATCCTATGAATGACATTGTCTGCAACATCCTTCACAAATATATCTGCTAGACCCATTGTATCAACACCTGGCAGGTTTAGATTATCATTGTTGGCCTCATAAATCCTGAACATCCACTCCTTATTGTCCTTAAGCATTGAAACATAGTCATCACTTTCAGCTATCAATGAATAGTAAGCCATTGTGGGATGAGTCATTATCACAAATCTACCTGCTTCTGATGCTGCTAGCTGTCTGGCTACAGTTTGCATGTTATAACTATAGTACTGACCTTTCTCATCGTACCAAATAGCAAAAACCTTTACCGTTTTTGTTGTAAGATGACTGACATTGTTTACAAATGCAGATATCTCGGTATGAGCATGAGAATCGTGATGTGAACTGGTAATGTCTCCATGGGGATCTCTCAACTCTCTCGTCCGCGGATCAAGATGCGTCCAGACAAATGCATTGAGATCAGTGAACACAAGCTTATCGGCTTTTGGTTGCACAGTCTTCCATTCCAAGGTAATCGTATAGAAAGCAACACTCTTACCAACACGCTGATCACTTATGGGAATATCAAAAGGAGCTATGTAACCGGGAGGGATAATTCTTACCAACGTATATGTATCATGGGTAGGCAGCTCCCTTCCGTTTTCATCAAAGAGGTACGCTATTACACGCACAAAACCAACAGTGTGTGTACTTGTATTTTCTACTATGCCCGATATGTGCACTATACCAGCAGTATCTATAGACATTCTATGTCCTACTACTCGTACTTGTCCGTTAGCAAAAGCATCTACATATGTAAAGATACTTACAGACAGCGCAGCCATTAATGCAATGCCTACGACCTTGGTACTCATAATGCGCCGTTCTCAGTTACTGGTCTATTCTTATAAAGATAACACTATCAAAATCATACGATATATCGGTAAACTAGATTTACAGAGGGTAGTACGCATTAGAATTCTGCCATTCCTAACCTATAAGAATCTACAAAATGACTGGAAATCGTACAATCGGTCTATTAACTGACACGTTAAAAACCCTGAGTATAGATCTGCATATAAACCTCACAACCTCTGTTTTCATAGCATTTACATGTGTAGAGGGCTTTGAATAATTGTTTTTGCATCTTTGAGCATACTTGTTCTGGGAAGGACAAGTGGTGAACGGCTATTATGGAATGTTCGATGTCCTATAGAATGTTCGATGCACAGAATAAAGCCTGATGTAAAGATGCCAAGCATAACACAGGATTATCCCTGGAAGCACTTCACACATCTCATCAGGTCAGGTCTTCCTATCTCTACAGCTGTCTTTGCTACCA
Protein-coding regions in this window:
- a CDS encoding FxLYD domain-containing protein, encoding MSTKVVGIALMAALSVSIFTYVDAFANGQVRVVGHRMSIDTAGIVHISGIVENTSTHTVGFVRVIAYLFDENGRELPTHDTYTLVRIIPPGYIAPFDIPISDQRVGKSVAFYTITLEWKTVQPKADKLVFTDLNAFVWTHLDPRTRELRDPHGDITSSHHDSHAHTEISAFVNNVSHLTTKTVKVFAIWYDEKGQYYSYNMQTVARQLAASEAGRFVIMTHPTMAYYSLIAESDDYVSMLKDNKEWMFRIYEANNDNLNLPGVDTMGLADIFVKDVADNVIHRIPIKSKPVIPHFMQVETASDPIINDNGREYQLQVRTFDNKLIDFSYEQETRTITLYMNGTSGNDRVHAEIIIPNAFNEFVSIGSFEATLNGAPLHDKLFFVDPYSYEGKTSFHYIISGDELRKLSQQMVESYLDRLVFTLVPAGADNAISVNVGEPLQIQSVVTNNIDKKQKFVYVLQVKDSNGTTVMITWIDGNIAAKESMNTTHLWIPQKKGTYTIQIFLLESLTYTSAMSRNFVDSTLVVN